One genomic window of Micromonospora sp. WMMD1128 includes the following:
- a CDS encoding primosomal protein N', translating into MSATTRRDRRPAEGSPVARVCVDVPLPHLDRPFDYLVPETLDADARPGVRVKVRFAGQLVDGWLLERAAESDHPKLAYLEKVVSPVPVLSPEVARLARAVADRYAGSLADVLRLAVPPRHARAEKSATAADTPAEAAEPVEPAVDPRGWRDYPAGPALLRALADGRAPRAVWSALPGEDWAERYADAVAATVAGGRGAVVVVADGRDLDRLGTALTAVLGAGRHACLTAAAGPSRRYRAFLAARRGEVPVVVGTRAAMFAPVERLGLVAVWDDGDDLHSEPRAPYPHAREVLLTRAQLAGAAALVGGFARTAEGQLLVETGWAREVVADRATVRARMPAMAPTGDDPQLARDPGAASARLPSLAWTTARDALRADLPVLVQVPRRGYLPSVACADCRAPARCPHCAGPLGLPSAQGTPACRWCGRVAAAYACPECGGRRLRASVTGARRTAEEMGRAFPGVPVRTSGREEVLATVPGGAGLVIATPGAEPVAEGGYGAVLLLDSWALLTRADLRAGEEALRRWLTAAALARPGAAGGRVVVVADGALAPVQALLRWDAAWFAARELAERRELGFPPAVRMASVTGAAEAVADLLAGAGLPDDAEILGPVPADDGRERMLVRVPRARAADLAGALHAAAGQRSARKAADPVRLQVDPLSLF; encoded by the coding sequence CTGAGCGCCACCACGCGCCGCGACCGGCGACCCGCCGAGGGGTCGCCGGTCGCTCGCGTCTGCGTGGACGTGCCGCTGCCGCACCTCGACCGCCCGTTCGACTACCTGGTCCCCGAGACGCTCGACGCCGACGCGCGGCCCGGGGTCCGGGTGAAGGTCCGCTTCGCCGGTCAGCTCGTCGACGGGTGGTTGCTGGAGCGCGCCGCCGAGTCCGACCACCCGAAGCTGGCGTACCTGGAGAAGGTCGTCTCCCCGGTGCCGGTGCTCTCCCCGGAGGTGGCGCGGCTGGCCCGGGCGGTGGCCGACAGGTACGCCGGCAGCCTGGCCGACGTGCTCCGGCTGGCCGTGCCGCCGCGCCACGCCCGCGCCGAGAAGTCCGCCACCGCCGCCGACACGCCGGCCGAGGCCGCCGAACCGGTCGAGCCCGCCGTCGATCCGCGGGGCTGGCGGGACTATCCGGCCGGGCCGGCGCTGCTGCGCGCGCTCGCCGACGGCCGGGCGCCCCGTGCCGTCTGGTCCGCCCTGCCGGGGGAGGACTGGGCCGAGCGGTACGCCGACGCCGTGGCGGCGACCGTGGCCGGGGGCCGGGGCGCCGTGGTGGTGGTCGCCGACGGCCGGGACCTGGACCGCCTGGGCACCGCCCTGACCGCGGTGCTGGGCGCCGGCCGGCACGCCTGCCTCACCGCCGCCGCCGGCCCGTCCCGGCGGTACCGTGCCTTCCTGGCCGCCCGCCGGGGCGAGGTGCCGGTGGTGGTCGGCACCCGGGCGGCGATGTTCGCCCCGGTCGAGCGGCTCGGCCTGGTGGCGGTCTGGGACGACGGGGACGACCTGCACTCCGAGCCTCGGGCGCCCTACCCGCACGCCCGCGAGGTGTTGCTCACCCGGGCGCAGTTGGCCGGCGCGGCGGCCCTGGTCGGCGGGTTCGCCCGGACCGCCGAAGGGCAGCTGCTGGTGGAGACCGGGTGGGCCCGGGAGGTGGTCGCCGACCGGGCCACCGTGCGCGCGCGGATGCCGGCGATGGCGCCCACCGGCGACGATCCGCAGCTGGCCCGGGACCCCGGCGCGGCCTCCGCCCGGCTGCCCAGCCTGGCCTGGACCACGGCCCGGGACGCGCTTCGCGCCGACCTGCCGGTGCTGGTGCAGGTGCCCCGTCGCGGCTACCTGCCTTCGGTCGCGTGCGCCGACTGCCGTGCGCCGGCCCGCTGCCCGCACTGCGCCGGTCCGCTCGGCCTGCCGTCGGCGCAGGGCACACCCGCCTGCCGGTGGTGCGGTCGGGTCGCCGCCGCGTACGCCTGCCCGGAGTGCGGTGGACGGCGGCTGCGCGCCTCGGTCACCGGGGCCCGGCGGACCGCCGAGGAAATGGGTCGGGCGTTCCCGGGGGTGCCGGTGCGGACCTCCGGGCGGGAGGAGGTGCTGGCGACCGTGCCCGGCGGCGCCGGGCTGGTGATCGCCACACCGGGCGCCGAGCCGGTCGCCGAGGGCGGCTACGGCGCGGTGCTGCTGCTCGACTCGTGGGCGCTGTTGACCCGGGCCGACCTGCGGGCCGGCGAGGAGGCGCTGCGCCGGTGGCTGACCGCCGCCGCGCTGGCCCGGCCCGGCGCGGCCGGTGGCCGGGTGGTGGTGGTGGCCGACGGCGCGCTCGCCCCGGTGCAGGCGCTGCTGCGCTGGGACGCGGCCTGGTTCGCGGCGCGGGAGCTGGCCGAGCGCCGCGAGCTGGGTTTCCCGCCGGCGGTGCGGATGGCAAGCGTCACCGGCGCGGCCGAGGCGGTGGCCGACCTGCTGGCCGGCGCGGGGCTGCCGGACGACGCGGAGATCCTCGGGC
- the metK gene encoding methionine adenosyltransferase produces MTRLFTSESVTEGHPDKIADQISDGILDALLEQDPHSRVAVETLITTGQVHVAGEVTTKAYADIPTIVRETILGIGYDSSKKGFDGASCGVSVSIGAQSPDIAQGVDNAFELRTGGSESALDAQGAGDQGMMFGFACSETPELMPLPIALAHRLARRLSQVRKDGTIPYLRPDGKTQVTIEYDGLRPVRLNTVVVSSQHAADISLESLLTPDVREHVIAPELEGLGLDTNGYRLLVNPTGRFEIGGPMGDAGLTGRKIIVDTYGGYARHGGGAFSGKDPSKVDRSAAYAMRWVAKNVVAAGLAERCEAQVAYAIGKAHPVSLFVETFGTETVPVASIEKAVAEVFDLRPAAIIRDLHLLRPIYRQTAAYGHFGRELAELTWEGTDRAADLKSAAGA; encoded by the coding sequence GTGACACGTCTGTTCACGTCCGAATCGGTCACGGAAGGCCACCCGGACAAGATCGCCGACCAGATCAGCGACGGCATTCTCGACGCGCTGCTCGAACAGGACCCGCACAGCCGGGTCGCGGTCGAGACGTTGATCACCACCGGCCAGGTGCACGTCGCCGGCGAGGTGACCACGAAGGCGTACGCCGACATCCCGACCATCGTGCGGGAGACCATCCTCGGGATCGGCTACGACTCGTCGAAGAAGGGCTTCGACGGCGCCTCCTGCGGGGTGAGCGTGTCCATCGGCGCGCAGTCGCCGGACATCGCCCAGGGCGTGGACAACGCGTTCGAGCTGCGTACCGGCGGCTCGGAGAGCGCGCTCGACGCGCAGGGCGCCGGCGACCAGGGCATGATGTTCGGCTTCGCCTGCTCCGAGACGCCCGAGCTGATGCCGTTGCCGATCGCGCTCGCGCACCGGCTGGCCCGCCGGCTGTCCCAGGTGCGCAAGGACGGCACGATCCCCTATCTGCGGCCGGACGGCAAGACCCAGGTGACCATCGAGTACGACGGGCTGCGGCCGGTGCGGCTGAACACGGTGGTGGTGTCCAGCCAGCACGCGGCGGACATCTCGCTGGAGTCGCTGCTCACGCCGGACGTGCGGGAGCACGTGATCGCGCCCGAGCTGGAGGGTCTCGGGCTGGACACCAACGGCTACCGGCTGCTGGTGAACCCGACCGGGCGGTTCGAGATCGGCGGCCCGATGGGTGACGCCGGGCTGACCGGCCGGAAGATCATCGTGGACACCTACGGCGGGTACGCCCGGCACGGTGGCGGCGCGTTCTCCGGCAAGGACCCGTCGAAGGTGGACCGGTCGGCCGCGTACGCGATGCGGTGGGTGGCCAAGAACGTGGTCGCCGCCGGGCTGGCCGAGCGGTGCGAGGCGCAGGTCGCGTACGCGATCGGCAAGGCGCACCCGGTGAGCCTGTTCGTCGAGACGTTCGGCACCGAGACGGTGCCGGTGGCCTCGATCGAGAAGGCTGTCGCCGAGGTGTTCGACCTGCGTCCGGCCGCCATCATCCGGGACCTGCACCTGCTGCGCCCGATCTACCGGCAGACCGCCGCGTACGGCCACTTCGGCCGGGAGCTGGCGGAGCTGACCTGGGAGGGCACCGACCGGGCCGCCGACCTCAAGTCGGCCGCGGGAGCCTGA
- the coaBC gene encoding bifunctional phosphopantothenoylcysteine decarboxylase/phosphopantothenate--cysteine ligase CoaBC produces the protein MPAEIVLGVGGGIAAYKACELLRLLTESGHRVRVVPTASALRFVGAPTWAALSGQPVADDVWSDVHEVPHVRLGQHADLVVVAPATADLLAKAAHGLADDLLTNTLLTARCPVVLAPAMHTEMWEHPATVANVATLRSRGVRVIEPAVGRLTGRDTGKGRLPDPAEIFAVARRALARGVDAPADLSGRHVVVTAGGTREPLDPVRYLGNRSSGKQGYAFARAAVARGARVTLVAANVALADPAGVDLVRVGTTEELRTATLTASADADAVVMAAAPADFRPATYATGKIKKSEDGVAPTIELVTNPDIAAELGRRRRPGQVLVVFAAETHDAEANGRAKLARKRADLIVVNEVGVDKVFGAETNAATVIGADGAVHRLTEQPKEALADAVWDLVAARLDLPS, from the coding sequence ATGCCCGCCGAGATCGTCCTCGGGGTCGGCGGCGGCATCGCCGCCTACAAGGCGTGTGAGCTGCTCCGGCTCCTCACCGAGTCGGGTCACCGCGTCCGGGTGGTGCCGACCGCGTCGGCGCTCCGCTTCGTCGGCGCGCCGACCTGGGCGGCGCTCTCCGGCCAGCCGGTCGCCGACGACGTCTGGTCCGACGTGCACGAGGTGCCGCACGTGCGCCTCGGGCAGCACGCCGACCTCGTCGTGGTCGCGCCCGCCACCGCCGACCTGCTCGCCAAGGCCGCCCACGGCCTCGCCGACGACCTGCTCACCAACACGCTGCTGACCGCGCGGTGCCCGGTGGTGCTCGCGCCGGCCATGCACACCGAGATGTGGGAGCACCCCGCGACCGTGGCCAACGTGGCCACGCTGCGGTCGCGGGGCGTCCGGGTGATCGAGCCGGCGGTCGGTCGGCTGACCGGGCGGGACACCGGCAAGGGTCGGCTGCCCGATCCGGCGGAGATCTTCGCGGTCGCCCGCCGGGCGCTGGCCCGGGGCGTGGACGCCCCGGCCGACCTGTCCGGCCGGCACGTGGTGGTCACCGCCGGCGGCACCCGCGAGCCCCTCGACCCGGTCCGCTATCTGGGCAACCGGTCCTCCGGCAAGCAGGGGTACGCGTTCGCCCGTGCCGCCGTGGCCCGGGGCGCCCGGGTGACGCTCGTCGCCGCCAACGTGGCGCTCGCCGACCCGGCCGGGGTGGACCTGGTCCGGGTGGGCACCACCGAGGAGTTGCGCACGGCGACGCTCACGGCCTCCGCCGACGCGGACGCCGTGGTGATGGCCGCCGCGCCGGCCGACTTCCGCCCGGCCACCTACGCGACCGGGAAGATCAAGAAGTCGGAGGACGGTGTCGCGCCGACCATCGAGCTGGTCACCAACCCCGACATCGCCGCCGAGCTGGGCCGGCGCCGTCGGCCCGGGCAGGTGCTCGTGGTGTTCGCCGCGGAGACCCACGACGCCGAGGCCAACGGCCGCGCCAAGCTGGCCCGCAAGCGCGCCGACCTGATCGTGGTCAACGAGGTCGGCGTCGACAAGGTCTTCGGCGCGGAGACCAACGCGGCCACCGTGATCGGCGCCGACGGAGCCGTCCACCGGCTCACCGAACAGCCCAAGGAGGCCCTGGCCGACGCCGTCTGGGACCTCGTGGCCGCTCGACTCGACCTACCGTCCTGA